The following coding sequences are from one Triticum dicoccoides isolate Atlit2015 ecotype Zavitan chromosome 4A, WEW_v2.0, whole genome shotgun sequence window:
- the LOC119286030 gene encoding zinc finger CCCH domain-containing protein 18-like, producing the protein MAADAPSDDPLAGGGDSACSTPFVSAPSSPTRDPFSGHHHAACFFSAPASPTRGASNEFACGGLDFDFDFDFSSRFPSPSAAAMSSADELFHNGQIRPVRLSSMLLQPHQPHLASPSQAPVVVEEGERGRFRGRSVHRKARSLSPFRAHWRSPSAAPPPESDSVEPAATPPASRSSSSSSTASSASFSSSRSSRRWGFIKDLLHRSKSDGGKDSQHPAAPAPPTFSATPKRSPSPSPSPAAARSRGAGRGRRRSAHERLYEARRAEAEEMRRRTYLPYRQGGLLLFGCIGLGNRSYGTAVHGLARGLSTATATAVSSRS; encoded by the coding sequence ATGGCCGCCGACGCACCTTCCGACGACCCGCTTGCCGGCGGCGGGGACAGCGCCTGCTCCACGCCGTTCGTCAGCGCGCCCTCCAGCCCCACCCGCGACCCCTTCTCCGGCCACCACCACGCCGCGTGCTTCTTCAGCGCGCCGGCGAGCCCCACCCGCGGCGCCAGCAACGAGTTCGCCTGCGGCGGCCTCGACTTTGACTTCGACTTCGACTTCTCGTCCCGCTTCccgtcgccctccgccgccgccatgtcgtccGCCGACGAGCTCTTCCACAACGGCCAgatccgccccgtccgcctctcctCGATGCTGCTCCAGCCGCACCAGCCTCACCTCGCCTCGCCTTCACAGGCCCCCGTGGTGGTGGAAGAGGGCGAGCGCGGCCGCTTCAGGGGCCGCTCCGTGCACCGCAAGGCGCGCTCGCTCTCCCCATTCCGTGCCCACTGGAGGTCAccatccgccgcgccgccgccggagtccGACTCCGTCGAGCCGGCGGCCACGCCCCCGGCCTCGCgctcctcgtcgtcctcgtccACCGCTTCGTCCGCGTCCTTCTCTTCCTCGAGGAGCTCCCGGCGTTGGGGCTTCATTAAGGATCTCCTCCACCGGAGCAAGTCAGACGGCGGCAAGGACAGCCAGCACCCTGCCGCTCCGGCTCCCCCGACTTTCTCTGCCACGCCAAAGAGGAGCCCATCTCCTTCTCCATCGCCGGCGGCGGCCAGGAGTAGAGGGGCAGGGAGGGGCAGGCGGAGGTCGGCGCATGAGAGGCTCTACGAGGCGAGGAGGGCGGAGGCGGAAGAGATGCGACGGCGCACGTACCTGCCCTACCGGCAGGGCGGGCTGCTGCTCTTCGGTTGCATCGGCCTCGGCAACCGCAGCTATGGCACCGCCGTGCACGGCCTTGCTCGGGGTCTCAGCACCGCCACCGCCACGGCCGTCTCTTCAAGGTCATGA